The genomic window ccgcccccccccaggGTTGGGTCTGAGGTTCCAGGGGCTgcgatttgaacacaggtctgaGCCAGACCCAGGGCTGCTCCCGCTTCCTCTCTAGGGAGGTGCTATTGGCTTGTGGGCTCCGGTTGGGGCTAGGCTTAGCCTCCTGGCACCCTGCAGGGATTAGGCAATCCACAGCCAGGCCCCGAGGGGCCCCAATACACAGGAGATAGAGAAGCACTGAACGGGAAGTGAGCCCCAGGCTTCTTGGCTAGGATCACCCTCCCCGATCAGGGCATTTCCCCCTCCAGCCTTCTGAGTGCAGAGCGCCAACACCAAATCTCCACCTTCGGATCCCCGGCCCTCTGGACTCTGCCTAGGCATCGACCCCCCACGCTTTGGCTTCTTCCTTTCTTGCTGCTTCTCATTCTCTCCCCGCCATGCAAAGACACCCTTCTGGCCTCTGGTCATCTTTTTTAGGTGCGCCTCCGCTGCCGCCACATTTTCCCTGCCAGGCTCCCACTAACGCCTTATTTCAATCCCTCGCAGACTCCTCTCCCATGTCAGAGGTAAAGGAGCCCATCGCAGACAATGACTCATCCCAGGACCTGTtgcaagaggaagaaagaaagcgaGAGAGCGAGTTGAAGAGGCTTGTGAGGCCAGTGCCTGCCCGCCACCTTCATCctagggagaaaagggaatgCGGTGCGTGTGGGAAAGCCTTCCTCAGCCACTCGAACCTTGTCGTGGCTCAGGGCGTTCCTGGCAGAGAGAGAACGTATAGATGTCATTCATGTATGATGGCCCCATCACAGAGTTCTCACCTCATCCCCAATCAGAGAATCTGCACTAGACAGAAGTCCTACAAATGCAGCGAATGTGGCAGAAGTTTTAGTCGTCATTCACACCTCATACAACATCAGAGGATTCACACAGGAGAGAAGCCTTATCAGTGTGAGGAGTGCGGGAAAGCCTTCAGTCAGTGTTCACACCTTATTAAGCACCAGAGGATTCATACTAGAGAGAAGCTGTGTCCCTGCGGTGCATGTGGGAAAGCCTGGAACAATCAGAGGATGAACCCTGCAGATATGCCTTATCATTGCGGCGAGTGTGGGAAGGCCTTGGGTTGCCACTCAGACTTCCTGAAGCATCAGAAGagtcacactggagagaagcctcaTCAGTGTcgtgaatgtgggaaagccttcagtcaCTGCTCACACCTTATTGTTCATGAGAGGATTCACACAggagagaaaccctataaatGTAATGAGTGTGAGAAAGCCTTCACTCAGTTCTCAAACCTCATTCAGCATCAGaagattcatactggagagaagccttttCGGTGCAACGAATGCGGGAAATCTTTTAGTCGACACTCCCACCTTACtcagcatcagagaattcatactggagagaagccttaccAATGTCAAGAATGTGGCAAGGCCTTCAGTAACCGCTCTCACCTTATTCAACATCAGCGAgttcatacaggagagaaatcTTAtcagtgtaatgaatgtgggaaagccttcagtcaCTGCTCCCACCTTATTGTCCATGAGAGGATTCACACTGGACAGAAGCCTTATccgtgtaatgaatgtgggataGCCTTCAGTCAGTGCTCAAACCTTGTGAAACATCAGAGGATTCATACCAGAGAGAAACCTTATCAAAATAACGAGTGTGTAAAAACCATCAGTCACCGCCCGTACCTTATTAAACATCAGAAAGCCTTCATTCAGAACACGCCTCTTTCTCAGAGGGTTCATACCCAGTTAGAAACCTAGTTGTTTCTAATTTAATTGAACTGTTTCTGAATTCTAATCTGAGGCTTCATCATGGAATAGAGGTGACCACAGGCTCTTGATCTCTATGGCATAAGGACACACACTTGGGGAGGTTCTACCATGCTGTAAAGGCTTCAGATATGGTCCAAGCAAGAGACTGTGATTGCTTCAAATAGGCAGCCTAGACATCTAGAAGCTTGTTACTATTCATTGGCGATGATTTCTTTGACCTTGGCAACCTATGAAATCAAGCAAAATACAAACTGGCCCCTGGGCCTATATAGCCTTGAATTCTGAGATGTTGGTGACTGTCAGAAAAGGGGATCTCAGAGGGTCCCAAGGATCACCACG from Monodelphis domestica isolate mMonDom1 chromosome 4, mMonDom1.pri, whole genome shotgun sequence includes these protein-coding regions:
- the LOC130458786 gene encoding zinc finger protein OZF-like isoform X1 — protein: MLTGEEEPGWKEGPASPPRPTAMKAASKGQLHTGTFQQEKSGPASEGGPGFWAHVRVVWGGFADSSPMSEVKEPIADNDSSQDLLQEEERKRESELKRLVRPVPARHLHPREKRECGACGKAFLSHSNLVVAQGVPGRERTYRCHSCMMAPSQSSHLIPNQRICTRQKSYKCSECGRSFSRHSHLIQHQRIHTGEKPYQCEECGKAFSQCSHLIKHQRIHTREKLCPCGACGKAWNNQRMNPADMPYHCGECGKALGCHSDFLKHQKSHTGEKPHQCRECGKAFSHCSHLIVHERIHTGEKPYKCNECEKAFTQFSNLIQHQKIHTGEKPFRCNECGKSFSRHSHLTQHQRIHTGEKPYQCQECGKAFSNRSHLIQHQRVHTGEKSYQCNECGKAFSHCSHLIVHERIHTGQKPYPCNECGIAFSQCSNLVKHQRIHTREKPYQNNECVKTISHRPYLIKHQKAFIQNTPLSQRVHTQLET
- the LOC130458786 gene encoding zinc finger protein OZF-like isoform X2 translates to MSEVKEPIADNDSSQDLLQEEERKRESELKRLVRPVPARHLHPREKRECGACGKAFLSHSNLVVAQGVPGRERTYRCHSCMMAPSQSSHLIPNQRICTRQKSYKCSECGRSFSRHSHLIQHQRIHTGEKPYQCEECGKAFSQCSHLIKHQRIHTREKLCPCGACGKAWNNQRMNPADMPYHCGECGKALGCHSDFLKHQKSHTGEKPHQCRECGKAFSHCSHLIVHERIHTGEKPYKCNECEKAFTQFSNLIQHQKIHTGEKPFRCNECGKSFSRHSHLTQHQRIHTGEKPYQCQECGKAFSNRSHLIQHQRVHTGEKSYQCNECGKAFSHCSHLIVHERIHTGQKPYPCNECGIAFSQCSNLVKHQRIHTREKPYQNNECVKTISHRPYLIKHQKAFIQNTPLSQRVHTQLET